The Chitinibacter bivalviorum genomic interval TAATTCGCGATGGCCATAGCGAGCAGCCCACCACAGCATGGTTAAACCATCGTCATCGGTGCTATTGATCGGAAAACCCGACGCTAAGGCGTCTTTAATCATGCCCAAATTAGCCGTTTTCGCTGCCTCCATTAAATGGGGCGGATCAAAGCTCACATAATCGGCACGCAGATCTTCTGGCGCCAGATTATCTTCGGTCCAAATTACGCCGTGATCTTCGTGCGGGAATAGTTTGTTATGCAGGCTTTGAATGCTAAACAGCTCATGCATGATTTCAGGCTCGAAACCTTGCCGACCGCCGCGGCGATCAAAGAACAGCTCATTGAGAAAGATGTCGAGCGCAGGGCTGCCCCAGCTCAGTATCAGCCGCTCAGCTAAATGCGGGTATTTGCTGATTAATTGCTGAGGAAACTCGGTGGACCCTAAAATTTCCTGCAAACGAGATGCCACATCCATGTTCAGCCCCTTTCACGAGCTTGCAGTTTAGATGAGACTCACAGGGCTTCAAGTCAGAGCGGCGGGATGGCTCACGCCAAATTGTTCATTCTTGCTGACGCACTTTGACTGAGTAGCAAGAAAAAAGCATGGGAAATGGCTATTTGGTGCAGAATTTGGCGTAATCAGCCTGCAATACCTTTTGCCGATCTTTCATTTTGGCGATATCGTACGGCTTGTTATTTCCCGACAAACGTTGATTAATCAGATTATTTTCTTTTTGCAGCTTGGCGCAACGTTGCGCTTCGAGCTGGGCCAGCTTGGCCGGGTCGGCTTGGTAATATTGCTCGGCCAAGGCCACGCAACTGCTTAGTAATAACATCATCACCAGTGTTGATTTCATGCTTATTCCTTTATTGCCTCAAAAGCGCGGATGAGCGCTTGATGTCTATCCATGCTGGGCCAGCTTAATTGATCAATCGCCCGCACCGGCAGTAATCCCGCCAAACTATTACAGACCCAGACTGCACTTGCTTGGCCTAATTGCGCCAGCGTGATTTTGCATACTGCAGAGGGTATACCCAGTTGATCCCCTGCAGCAATTGCGATGTCGCGAGATACCCCTGCTACGCCCGATTGAGTTAAATCGGGGGTACACAATACCCCATCCATCATGGCTAAAACATTGCTCATCACGCCTTCGATCACATGGTCGTCTCGATCAAGCATCAGGCCATCAAAGACGCTCGTGTCTTTCCACTCACGGCGCGCCAGTACATTGTCCAGCCGATTCAGATGTTTTATTCCCGCCAGCGCCGGCTGCCAGCTCACTCGTGTACGACAAATCCGTAATTTCACACCTTCACTGCGCAATTGGGGCGAATATGCAGGCAAGGGGGCAATTTGCACGATACGATTGGGTTGCAAATCAAGCGGCGCGACATAACCACGCGCCGTTTCACCGCGCGTG includes:
- a CDS encoding ankyrin repeat domain-containing protein, with product MDVASRLQEILGSTEFPQQLISKYPHLAERLILSWGSPALDIFLNELFFDRRGGRQGFEPEIMHELFSIQSLHNKLFPHEDHGVIWTEDNLAPEDLRADYVSFDPPHLMEAAKTANLGMIKDALASGFPINSTDDDGLTMLWWAARYGHRELIITLLKARARIDIVDERGCGPVHWLASQDIVSAIEELHQHGADLDLPDNDGVTPLMYAAKRGRVAAAGCLLQAGVAVNAQDNKGMTALHYAAENASGRMLELLLVYDADPKLMDFQSRTAEDIVRQKPDALRLLAYLM
- the pabC gene encoding aminodeoxychorismate lyase, producing MSEFATKLVNGVAAEHISLADRGLQFGDGVFRTIKVIDGTPIWWARHYAKLAADCERIGIVAPDAAVLLADLQLLAPTHHALKIIITRGETARGYVAPLDLQPNRIVQIAPLPAYSPQLRSEGVKLRICRTRVSWQPALAGIKHLNRLDNVLARREWKDTSVFDGLMLDRDDHVIEGVMSNVLAMMDGVLCTPDLTQSGVAGVSRDIAIAAGDQLGIPSAVCKITLAQLGQASAVWVCNSLAGLLPVRAIDQLSWPSMDRHQALIRAFEAIKE